The Vibrio agarivorans genome window below encodes:
- the fabF gene encoding beta-ketoacyl-ACP synthase II, with the protein MSKRRVVVTGMGMLSPVGNSVESSWKALLEGQSGIVNIEHFDTENFATRFAGLVKDFDCTEYMSKKDARKMDLFIQYGIAAGIQALDDSGLEVNEENAHRVGVAIGSGIGGLDLIETAHTALVEKGPRKVSPFFVPSTIVNMVAGNLSIMRGLRGPNIAIATACTTGLHNIGHAARMIAYGDAEAMVCGGSEKASTPLGMAGFGAAKALSTRNDEPQKASRPWDKERDGFVLGDGAGVMVLEEYEHAKARGAKIYAELVGFGMSGDAYHMTSPSEDGSGGALAMEAAMRDAGIEGTQVGYVNAHGTSTPAGDVAEIKGIKRALGEEGAKQVLVSSTKSMTGHLLGAAGSAEAIITVMSLVDQKVPPTINLDNPEEGLDIDLVPHVARDVNMEYALCNSFGFGGTNGSLIFKKI; encoded by the coding sequence CCAGTTGGCAACTCTGTAGAATCTTCATGGAAAGCCCTGCTAGAAGGTCAAAGTGGTATCGTAAATATCGAGCACTTTGATACCGAAAATTTTGCCACTCGTTTTGCAGGTCTTGTAAAAGACTTCGATTGCACTGAGTACATGTCTAAAAAAGATGCACGTAAAATGGATTTATTTATCCAATACGGTATCGCAGCTGGCATCCAAGCACTGGATGACTCTGGGCTAGAAGTTAACGAAGAAAACGCACACCGCGTCGGTGTTGCAATTGGCTCTGGTATTGGCGGCTTAGACCTAATCGAAACTGCACACACAGCACTAGTAGAAAAAGGTCCACGTAAAGTTAGCCCATTCTTTGTTCCTTCAACTATCGTTAACATGGTTGCAGGTAATCTCTCTATTATGCGTGGTTTGCGTGGTCCGAATATCGCGATCGCAACGGCGTGTACAACAGGTCTTCACAACATTGGCCACGCTGCTCGTATGATTGCATACGGCGATGCAGAGGCAATGGTTTGTGGTGGTTCTGAAAAAGCATCCACGCCACTAGGCATGGCGGGTTTTGGCGCTGCAAAAGCGCTTTCGACTCGTAATGATGAGCCGCAAAAAGCGTCACGTCCTTGGGATAAAGAGCGCGATGGCTTTGTACTGGGTGACGGTGCAGGTGTGATGGTACTAGAAGAGTACGAACACGCTAAAGCGCGCGGTGCAAAAATTTACGCTGAACTGGTTGGTTTCGGTATGTCAGGTGATGCTTACCACATGACGTCACCAAGCGAAGACGGTTCTGGTGGTGCACTTGCGATGGAAGCGGCAATGCGTGATGCGGGTATCGAAGGTACTCAAGTTGGCTATGTAAACGCACACGGTACGTCGACACCGGCTGGCGATGTTGCTGAGATCAAAGGCATCAAGCGTGCTCTAGGTGAAGAGGGGGCTAAGCAAGTACTTGTCTCTTCAACTAAGTCTATGACGGGCCACCTACTTGGCGCAGCAGGTTCTGCAGAAGCGATCATCACAGTGATGTCACTTGTAGACCAAAAAGTACCGCCAACGATCAACCTAGACAACCCAGAAGAGGGCCTAGACATTGATCTAGTTCCTCACGTCGCTCGCGATGTAAACATGGAATATGCTCTGTGTAACTCGTTCGGCTTCGGTGGCACAAACGGTTCATTGATCTTCAAGAAAATCTAA
- the pabC gene encoding aminodeoxychorismate lyase, translated as MIWINGEPRDTTNVTDRSFQYGDGVFTTVLVKDQKLIHWDAHQQRLIAGLSRLHITPPDWHLVSAWIGSALKRAPSDSLSGIKVHVSRGSGGRGYSPLGCQNTLVTVSGFAYPKHYLEWFEQGVELGICHQTLGINPLLAGIKHNNRLEQVLLKSEMDQAGFADGIVCDLDGYVTETTMANLIWRKGECLFSPKIDRAGVEGTARNYMLARAADLGLSVELSRYKMQSLLEADEVYITNAVLGIAPVRKIEQHAFSFSNLAEQLRKSYMSC; from the coding sequence ATGATTTGGATTAATGGTGAGCCGCGCGATACTACGAATGTGACTGACCGTTCTTTTCAGTATGGTGACGGCGTGTTTACCACTGTATTAGTTAAAGATCAGAAACTCATTCATTGGGATGCTCATCAACAGCGATTGATCGCAGGCCTATCTCGACTTCACATTACTCCGCCAGATTGGCATTTGGTGAGCGCTTGGATTGGTTCAGCCTTAAAGCGCGCGCCTTCTGATAGCCTTTCAGGTATTAAGGTACACGTCAGCCGCGGCTCAGGTGGCAGAGGATATAGCCCGCTTGGATGTCAAAATACGCTCGTCACTGTTAGTGGCTTTGCTTACCCGAAGCATTATTTAGAGTGGTTTGAGCAAGGTGTTGAACTGGGGATTTGTCACCAGACGTTAGGCATCAACCCGTTGCTTGCGGGAATTAAGCACAATAATCGCCTGGAACAAGTTTTACTCAAATCAGAAATGGACCAAGCAGGATTTGCTGATGGTATTGTGTGCGACCTTGACGGATACGTGACGGAAACCACCATGGCTAATCTGATTTGGCGTAAGGGCGAGTGTCTTTTTTCACCGAAAATTGACCGTGCAGGCGTTGAAGGCACTGCGCGTAATTATATGCTAGCGCGTGCAGCAGACCTTGGGCTGAGCGTTGAGTTAAGTCGCTACAAAATGCAATCTTTGCTCGAAGCGGATGAGGTCTATATCACCAATGCGGTATTGGGCATTGCGCCCGTGCGGAAAATCGAGCAACATGCTTTCTCATTTTCTAACCTCGCTGAACAACTACGCAAGAGTTATATGTCGTGTTAA